One window from the genome of Salvia splendens isolate huo1 chromosome 9, SspV2, whole genome shotgun sequence encodes:
- the LOC121749577 gene encoding T-complex protein 1 subunit delta-like, translating to MASAAVAVAKAKPTETFVDNKRKDDIRMANITAAEAVANAVRTSLGPKGMDKMISTASGEVIITNDGATILNKMEVLQPAAKFLVELSKSQDVVAGDGTTTVVVISGALLKASLTLLSSGIHPSVVSDSLHKASIKAVEILSAVAVPVELSDRDSLVKSASTSLNSKVVSQYSTLLAPLAVDAVLSVVDPEKPDLVDLKDIKIVKKLGGTVDDTELVNGLVFDKKVSHAAGGPTRVENAKIGVIQFQISPPKTDIEQSIVVSDYSQMDRILKEERNYILGMIKKIKATGCNVLLIQKSILRDAVTDLSLHYLAKAKILVIKDIERDEIEFITKTLNCLPISNIEHFRAEKMGFADIVEEVPLGDGGKIVKIMGIKDMGRTTSVLVRGSNHLVLDEAERSLHDALCVIRCLVNKKFLIAGGGAPEIELSRQLGAWAKVLQGMEGYCIKAFAEALEVIPYTLAENAGLNPIAIVTELRNRHAQGEINAGINVRKGQITNILEENVVQPLLVSTSAISLASECVRMILKIDDIVTVR from the coding sequence ATGGCGTCTGCGGCTGTGGCTGTGGCGAAGGCGAAGCCCACAGAGACCTTCGTTGACAACAAGCGTAAAGATGACATCCGGATGGCCAACATcacggcggcggaggcggtggcCAACGCCGTGCGGACTAGCCTCGGTCCCAAGGGAATGGACAAGATGATCTCCACCGCTTCTGGCGAGGTCATTATCACCAACGACGGCGCCACgatcctcaacaaaatggagGTCCTCCAGCCCGCCGCCAAATTCCTCGTCGAGCTCTCCAAATCTCAGGACGTCGTCGCCGGAGACGGAACCACCACGGTCGTGGTCATTTCCGGCGCGCTGCTCAAAGCCTCGCTTACTCTATTGAGCTCCGGTATTCACCCCTCCGTTGTATCCGATTCGCTTCACAAGGCTTCGATTAAGGCTGTCGAGATTTTGTCCGCTGTAGCCGTTCCCGTGGAGCTCTCGGATCGTGATTCGCTCGTGAAATCTGCATCTACGTCGCTGAACTCTAAGGTTGTCTCTCAGTACTCTACTCTTTTGGCGCCTTTAGCTGTTGATGCTGTGCTTTCTGTTGTGGATCCTGAGAAGCCTGATTTAGTTGATTTGAAAGATATTAAGATAGTGAAGAAATTAGGGGGGACTGTTGATGATACTGAATTGGTGAATGGGCTTGTTTTTGATAAGAAGGTGAGTCATGCTGCAGGTGGCCCGACTAGAGTGGAAAATGCTAAGATAGGTGTGATACAGTTTCAGATTTCCCCACCTAAAACTGATATAGAGCAGAGCATTGTGGTGTCAGACTATTCACAGATGGATAGGATTTTGAAAGAGGAGAGAAATTATATTTTGGGGATGATTAAGAAGATAAAAGCTACAGGGTGCAATGTGTTGTTGATTCAGAAGAGTATCTTGAGGGATGCTGTCACGGACTTGTCGTTGCATTACTTGGCTAAGGCTAAGATTCTAGTCATTAAAGACATTGAGAGAGATGAGATTGAGTTCATCACCAAGACATTGAACTGCCTGCCAATCTCTAACATCGAGCACTTCCGTGCTGAGAAGATGGGATTTGCTGATATTGTGGAGGAGGTGCCACTGGGAGATGGTGGGAAGATTGTAAAGATTATGGGAATTAAGGACATGGGGAGGACAACGAGTGTGCTGGTCCGTGGTTCAAATCATCTGGTGCTTGATGAGGCTGAAAGGAGTTTGCACGATGCTTTGTGTGTGATAAGGTGTTTGGTTAACAAGAAATTTCTGATTGCTGGTGGTGGAGCACCTGAGATAGAGCTTTCGAGGCAGCTGGGTGCTTGGGCGAAGGTACTCCAGGGAATGGAAGGGTATTGTATCAAAGCTTTTGCTGAAGCTCTTGAGGTGATTCCTTACACGTTGGCTGAGAACGCAGGGTTGAATCCAATTGCCATTGTCACCGAGCTGAGGAACAGGCACGCACAAGGTGAAATCAATGCAGGGATCAATGTGAGGAAAGGACAAATCACCAACATTTTGGAGGAGAATGTAGTGCAGCCCCTGCTAGTGAGCACAAGTGCAATTTCCTTGGCTTCAGAGTGTGTCCGGATGATCTTGAAGATTGATGACATAGTTACCGTGAGGTAG
- the LOC121749576 gene encoding DExH-box ATP-dependent RNA helicase DExH3-like → MFAQNLFKPKLRAMSLAHLTCPTKSWSSAVTAYRRLHNLYPRTQTRNLLAGFSFCCYASSSSSSKSSVVVRRSRNAASTFSSPHFYQLNLSYGRFAYDEYASEESDCEVQSSPTQLGASTLDNVEDWQWKLTTILRRKDEQEIVSREKKDRRDFEQLSALATRMGLHCRQYDRVVVFSKVPLPNYRSDLDTKRPQREVLLPFGLQKEVNSHLRAHLAKKAVNKESLHNACQGQLIDEGLEEQEVSSTKSVIAERVLQRRSLQIFNKQQDWQESSDGQKMLEFRKSLPSHEARETLLRTISQNQVVVVSGETGCGKTTQLPQYVLESEIDASRGAACSIICTQPRRISAIAVAERVAAERGEEIGESVGYKVRLEGMKGRDTRLLFCTTGILLRRLLVDRNLKGVTHVFIDEIHERGMNEDFLLIVLKDLLPRRPELKLILMSATLNAELFASYFGGAPAIHVPGFTYPVRNYFLENILETTGYRLTPYNQIDNYGQDKLWKMQKQGLRKRKTQIASSVEEALMAADFREYSPRVRESLSCWNPDSIGFNLIENVLCHICRKERPGAVLVFMTGWDDINSLKQQLEAHPLLGDPSKVLLLACHGSMSSAEQKLIFNTPEDGVRKIVLATNMAETSITINDVVFVVDCGKAKETSYDALNNTPCLLPSWISKASARQRKGRAGRVQPGECYHLYPRCVHDAFADYQLPELLRTPLQSLCLQIKSLQLGSISEFLAKALQAPEPLSVQNAVEYLKMIGALDEKENLTVLGRHLSMLPVEPKLGKMLIYGAIFNCLDPIMTIVAGLSVRDPFLMPFDKKDLAESAKAQFSARGFSDHLALVRAFDGWKHAEREQFGYEYCWRNFLSMQTLRAIDSLKKQFSYLLKDIGLVENFESCNMCSHDEHLARSVICAGLFPGICSVVNKERSISLKTMEDGSALLHSNSVNAQEAKIPFPWLVFNEKIKVNSVFLRDSTGVSDSVVLLFGGNVSSGGLDGHMKMLGGYMEFFMKPELATMYLSIKKELGELVQKKLSNPKLDIKSHNELLTAVRLLVSEDRCEGRFVFGRQLPTASKKFEKEIQLGSANVGGSNAKSHLQTLLARAGHQPPSYKTKELKNNKFRSTVMFNGLDFVGQPRGSKKEAEKDAAAEALTWLTGDSQSSQKTVEYMSAILKKSKKNQDYSSTRWR, encoded by the exons ATGTTCGCCCAAAATCTCTTCAAGCCCAAGCTCAGAGCCATGTCTCTGGCTCATCTTACATGTCCCACAAAATCCTGGTCCTCCGCCGTCACGGCGTACCGCAGGCTTCACAATTTGTACCCGAGAACTCAAACTAGGAATCTTCTGGCAGGCTTCTCCTTTTGCTGCTATgcttcatcatcatcttcatccaAGTCTTCTGTTGTGGTGAGGCGCAGCAGAAACGCTGCTTCTACGTTTTCTTCTCCGCACTTTTATCAGCTCAATTTGAGCTACGGGAGATTTGCTTACGACGAGTATGCGTCGGAGGAGTCCGACTGCGAAGTCCAGTCTTCGCCCACGCAATTG GGTGCTTCCACTCTTGATAATGTCGAAGATTGGCAATGGAAGTTGACTACGATTTTGCGCCGTAAAGATGAGCAAGAGATTGTTTCGCGAGAGAAAAAAGACCGGCGTGATTTTGAGCAGCTCTCAGCTCTTGCAACCAGAATGGGGTTGCATTG TCGTCAGTATGACAGAGTAGTTGTATTCAGTAAAGTCCCGCTGCCAAATTATAGATCTGATTTGGATACAAAGCGTCCTCAAAGGGAG GTGCTGTTACCATTTGGGTTGCAAAAGGAAGTAAATTCTCATCTCAGGGCACACCTTGCTAAAAAGGCTGTAAACAAAGAAAGCCTTCACAATGCTTGTCAGGGTCAGTTAATTGATGAAGGACTGGAGGAGCAGGAGGTGTCCTCGACCAAAAGTGTTATAGCCGAGAGGGTTCTTCAGCGAAGGAGCTTGCAGATATTCAATAAACAACAAGATTGGCAA GAATCTTCAGATGGTCAAAAGATGCTGGAGTTCCGGAAAAGTCTTCCATCTCATGAAGCCAGAGAAACATTATTGCGCACTATTTCTCAAAATCAG GTTGTTGTTGTCTCTGGTGAAACTGGCTGTGGGAAAACTACCCAATTACCACAATACGTCTTGGAGTCAGAAATTGATGCCTCTCGAGGAGCTGCATGTAGTATTATCTGCACCCAACCTAGACGAATTTCCGCTATAGCTGTTGCTGAGAGAGTTGCTGCTGAGCGTGGTGAAGAAATAGGAGAATCT GTTGGTTATAAAGTTCGCCTTGAGGGAATGAAAGGAAGAGATACTCGTCTCCTTTTCTGTACTACTGGCATCCTTTTAAGGAGATTATTGGTGGACAGAAACTTGAAAGGTGTAACTCATGTTTTCATTGATGAAATTCATGAGCGTGGGATGAATGAAG ATTTTCTTCTAATTGTACTGAAGGATCTTCTTCCCCGCCGACCAGAACTAAAATTGATTTTGATGAGTGCTACCCTAAATGCTGAACTTTTTGCTTCTTATTTTGGTGGAGCTCCAGCAATACATGTTCCG GGATTTACATACCCTGTTCGGAATTACTTTTTGGAAAACATTCTAGAAACGACTGGGTACAGATTGACACCGTATAATCAAATTGATAACTATGGTCAAGACAAATTGTGGAAAATGCAGAAGCAGGGTCTCAGGAAAAGGAAGACGCAGATAGCTTCATCTGTTGAG GAAGCTCTTATGGCTGCTGATTTTAGGGAGTACAGCCCCAGAGTTCGGGAGTCACTCTCTTGTTGGAATCCTGATTCAATTGGATTTAATCTAATTGAGAATGTGCTTTGTCACATTTGCCGCAAAGAAAGGCCTGGTGCTGTATTAGTATTTATGACTGGTTGGGATGACATAAATTCTTTGAAACAGCAGCTTGAAGCTCATCCACTATTGGGAGATCCAAGCAAAGTTTTGTTGCTTGCATGCCATGGTTCCATGTCTAGTGCAGAACAG aaattaatttttaatacacCTGAAGATGGAGTCAGGAAGATTGTTCTGGCAACCAATATGGCTGAAACAAGTATCACAATTAATGATGTCGTTTTTGTGGTTGATTGTGGGAAAGCAAAAGAGACATCTTATGATGCTCTGAATAACACTCCTTGTTTGCTTCCATCCTGGATCTCGAAGGCTTCTGCTCGCCAG AGGAAAGGTAGAGCAGGCCGTGTACAACCAGGAGAGTGTTACCATCTATATCCTAGATGTGTGCATGATGCCTTTGCAGACTATCAATTGCCAGAACTTTTGAGGACACCTTTACAGTCTTTATGTTTGCAAATCAAGAGCTTGCAACTTGGAAGCATATCAGAGTTCTTAGCCAAGGCCTTACAAGCACCTGAACCGCTCTCA GTTCAAAATGCTGTTGAGTACTTAAAGATGATTGGGGCTTtagatgaaaaagaaaatctgACAGTTCTTG GACGCCACTTGTCGATGCTTCCAGTCGAGCCAAAGCTCGGTAAAATGCTCATATATGGTGCTATTTTCAATTGCTTGGATCCAATCATGACAATTGTAGCTGGCCTAAGCGTGAGAGATCCATTCTTGATGCCATTCGACAAAAAAGAT CTTGCTGAGTCTGCAAAGGCCCAGTTTTCTGCTCGTGGCTTCAGTGACCATCTTGCACTGGTCCGGGCCTTTGACGGTTGGAAACATGCTGAAAGGGAGCAGTTTGGCTATGAATATTGTTGGAGAAATTTTCTATCTATGCAAACTCTGAGAGCCATTGATTCTCTAAAGAAGCAGTTCTCGTATCTGCTCAAAGATATTGGACTAGTTGAAAATTTTGAGAGTTGTAACATGTGCAGTCACGATGAACATCTTGCTCGTTCTGTTATATGTGCGGGTCTGTTTCCTGGTATATGCTCCGTTGTG AACAAGGAGAGGTCAATATCATTAAAAACAATGGAGGATGGTTCAGCACTGTTGCATTCG AATTCCGTGAATGCCCAGGAAGCCAAAATTCCATTCCCATGGCTTGTTTTCAATGAAAAAATCAAAGTCAATTCAGTATTCCTTCGAGATTCAACTGGTGTATCTGATTCAGTGGTTCTCTTATTTGGAGGGAATGTTTCTAGCGGCGGACTA GATGGTCACATGAAAATGCTGGGTGGATACATGGAGTTCTTCATGAAGCCAGAGTTGGCTACTATGTATCTTAGCATAAAGAAAGAGCTTGGCGAACTTGTTCAAAAGAAG CTCTCGAACCCAAAGTTGGACATAAAGAGTCATAACGAGCTTCTAACAGCAGTGAGATTGCTGGTGTCAGAGGACCGATGTGAAGGCAGATTTGTTTTTGGGCGGCAGCTTCCAACAGCCTCGAAAAAATTCGAAAAGGAGATTCAATTAGGTTCAGCCAACGTTGGGGGTAGTAATGCAAAATCTCACCTCCAAACCTTGCTCGCTAGGGCAGGACATCAGCCGCCTTCCTATAAGACGAAAGAATTAAAAAACAACAAGTTCAGATCTACTGTTATGTTCAATGGTCTAGATTTTGTTGGCCAGCCTCGTGGTAGTAAAAAAGAGGCAGAGAAAGACGCAGCTGCAGAGGCTCTGACGTGGTTGACTGGTGATAGCCAATCGTCTCAAAAAACTGTAGAGTACATGTCCGCCATTCTGAAGAAAAGCAAGAAAAACCAAGATTATTCCTCTACAAGGTGGCGGTAG